The Triticum aestivum cultivar Chinese Spring chromosome 6D, IWGSC CS RefSeq v2.1, whole genome shotgun sequence genomic sequence TCGATCGGGCATGCCCAGTCACTCGGTAAGGTTTCTCCGTCGTAATTATTCCGCGTAAAGCAGCAATCAGCTCGTGGCAGACAGATGAACGCCAACGGTCATGGAAGTGAGGAGAGCCGCGAGTGCGCCAGGAGGTGGCGAGCGGACTGATCATTCCATCAGATCAGGAGGAACTAGCTTGTCGATATGATCGCTCCCAGTTTCTGATTTTGATTGGGCCACTCAAAGTGCCACATATATTGCAGCTACACCACTACTGTCTGCAGGGAACTATATATCCTGTTTACATAACTACTccctccctccgatccaaattaaacTGACGCAGCCTCTATACAATGTCAAATCATCCGAATTAAATGACGCAGCCTCTATACAATGTCAAATGTTGCACATTAAGGCAGGGTGTTTATTCTCATCTATTGTTTATACAAACACACTGACAAGCATCCAAGCAACAATTCTGGTACATGGAAGATTTGCGAATAGCAGCACCACATCTACATTCAGGTAGATATGCACGCTCTAACTTTACAGCTGAAGCAAAGGTGTCCCTCCAAGATAAAAGAAAACCTTCATGTACACATTCACAAACCAACCCAACTGAACAACTTCAACAGAAGAAAGCCCCTTCAGACATTCTACTCCTTCGTCGGAGGTATTGTCGTTTTATTGTCAAGTGGGTTCGGCTCTATAGTCGACGCAACACTCACACATTCAGAGGTGAAAAGTCTTTCTATCATCCTGTTAACGTCCTGTCAAATAAATTCAAGGCATCTTCTTCTCCATTAGGAGTTTGACACCGTTGCCCTGTCAAAAACCTCAGGACAACTATAGCATTCATCTTCTCCTGCCATATCCTTGGTAGAAACCACCAGCGGCATGGTGACGCCGAGCGCCTCCCCTGATCCAACCATCCCAATTGCCCCGCCCACCTGATCTAATACTGCTACCGGTATTGCTCCCTCCTTGGCCCCAGTTCCCCATTTGTGACGATCCGCCATTCatttcttcctcctccctctcgtTGTATTCAAGGATCCTCCGCTTAATGTTCTGCTTCTCCTCAAGCTCGGCAGCTTCTTGCTGCTTTGTGCTCTGTACAAGAGAGCAGTCGCCAGGGACGAACATCTGCTTCGTCTGTTGCTTGTGCCCTTTCTTCATTAGCACCTTAACACGCACCTTGCTGCCACCACCAGCATTACCACCCTCTTCATCCACAGTTTCTTCTCCACTCTCTGACTCCACAGCCCTTGCATCCTTTGAACCTTCAAGGACATTCATTGGTACCTTCATGTTCAAACTGGACCTGGAACGCACCTCCGATTTACGTGACTCCAAACTCTCCTGTAGAAGGGCTTTCAGCTCTCGGTCAAAGTCTTCTTGCTCCTTGGGATCAACCTGCACAACCTTTTGCCTAACCTCAACACCCTCATCTTCATCAGAACCAACAGGCATcccatcgtcctcatcatcaccttCGTTCTCCGATGCATCATTTGATTTCTCCTCAGACAGAAGATCTTCTTCATCTTCATGACCACCAATGCTGCCACTATCTGAATAGCTCTCACTATCTGCGCCTTCTCCATGATCCTTACCATTTCCCTCGGCTCCATTCGCTGAACCCCTGCCATCATCATGTGGCTGCCTTTTCTGAGATTCATTGTCCGAGTGCCTTTCACTCTCAGGTTTCTCTACTGAGGCCGCACGCTCGTGTTCTTCGAGTTCAGCTAATGCAGAGTTAAGTTCATCTATTGATGAATATCTGGTCATGTTTGGTCGTAGCTCAGCAAACAAATCCTGAAAGAACATATGGATGAGCTCACTGAAGGATTGTGCAAGTAGAGCTATGGAATATATTTGATTCTACATTAAAACTATCATGTTGACTTTTCTTTTAACTCCTAATACAAAAACAACAGCAATAAAACAGCATTTATTGCCTTATTACAAAAATAATAGGTTCATCTAAGATATTGCCCTGTTTCTTTTGTATAGCATTTACTTTGGAACATGTGCCTTGTGCCTTGCTGCTGCTACAAAAATCAAGGCTCGACACCATACATTTATCATTGTTTATTTTGTTTTACTCATTCTATTTTTAAAAGATTAATAGCATCCAGAAGCCAAAAGTTTTTGTAGAGTGTTGTTCGACATTCTCTAAGGGCAAAAAAGGGCCTAGCGCACTGGTATGAATATTTTGAATGGTTcaggtctttgctgcctggttgcaaaaggaatatcaaatataGCATGCAATACGATAATGTTCGAACACACGTCGTTTGTTATATGTGTGCACTCTTATAATTTTCAACAAGGTGGAGCTGGCTTTCAGAACGAGAGCTGGCTGTCGCCGAGCTCAAACACAAGCAGTGGGCCCCATGTTGTCGCTAGCTCAGTGCTGCTGTGTTCTGTTCTATGAGATATTTTAATCCGTAATTCACCTCATGGGACTTGGGAGGTCTTTTTCGCTACTTAAACATTTGAGCTATCTTTCATCAGCTAGTTGTGGGAGTGGGATAGATGGTTGATAGAGACTTGTTAAGTATTGGTTATGTGCTAGCCTGGGTTGAGACAGTCAGGTTTTAGCTCAGTAAAATCCGTTTTGCCGCTGTTTTTCAATGAAAAATAAGGTTTCAGCAATATGGGTATACTAATTTAGTTCCTCCTATTCCTTCTTTTTGGATTAGCTCCACCAATTCAGAAAAAGCAAAGTCACAAAGGAGCAAGATCCACATGGTTCCTGATTCTCAGAAACAAAAGGGTTGCATCATCTACTAGGTATAAAGTTGTAACCTATATTTGACTATCAAGAAGTCCACTGATCTTCATAAGCATGATGATATTTATAAGCATGCAACATTGTGAATGTAAAAATGCAAGTCCTGAATATTCTCCTATCGGTAAGTGCATGGATCTTCAGATGCCCGTCAAAAATATATTCAACTATCAACAGCTCCACTGATCTTCAGATGCACGTCGAAAACATTCCTTTGGTTAACTATTACAAATGTGAATGCTATGATTGCTACAGTAAAGTCTTTTGACTCGAAGGATCGAGTCTTTCTTTCTCATTATCAAATGTAGAACCTACAAGATAGGAACTTTGCTTCGGTAGACACCCCCTAGAAAAGTTTATGGATTTCGATGCAGATTAAAGATGGAGATTAGAAGGTATCCCTTTAATAAAAAAGGATAATATAGTCTTTTGTATCCAAATCAGTCTATCCAATACGTTTGATCTGGAGGCTAATATGGTGATAGCCTTTTTAAGTAACTTTAAGATTCATGCAAACTTTTAGGACCCGAATATCCAGCAACGTCAGATTTTTAGACATGGCAAAtcaaacgtttttcatggcaaattatgttcgtcgaggatggcaagtttagttggcgAGCATGGTAAATCCGTCTCAGTTCAATTTTTTTCCAGGAAATTGCCGTGCTGCGCAAGCgagagctacatgcaccgggctgcccaaagtggtcggacccttccccggaccctgcgcaagcgggagctacatgcaccgggctgccctaaATTGCCGTGCTTGCAAACTAAATTGGCCATACTCGTGTCAATATAAATTGCCATGTCTAAAAATCTGACATCAGACTTTTAGCATTTTCGAATTTTAACAGGGGGGGTATCAAGGCAGAAAAATAAATATTCTTGTCTACCAACAATAGAAATTTAACTGTATCCTTTTTTTGCAAAAAGAAATTTAACTGTATCCATCTTAGAGGGAATGGTTATTTCTTTACTTTATAGCTCAGCAATTATCACTGTTAAAAATCTCGTCCGATTTAATCAGCCAGTTAACCAATTTATCGGCCGATTAACTGGCCGATTcacctattaatcccctactcgccagtgcagttaccagttaacgatttcctgaACATTGGCATTTATAATGGAGTAAGCTCACAGAATATTTATGCATGTTGGCAAACTGTTCACACGAGAAAGGAACTAACAGAAGTATTTATGCATGTTGTGAAGTTATACATGAGAAAGAAACTAACCTGAATGTCAAACTCTATGTCAAGTGGTAAGGGGCCTTTCATAATAATGTATCTTTGAAAATGTAGCAAGAACTTGTCAAGCTTTCTTTTGGATGAGCCTCTAGTGAAATAGTGGCCACAAGTCTgcagaagtgttatgatcaacctGATCCTGAAGCAATCTTCTGGTGGATCCAACACATCTTGCTGTGCAAGAAAGAAATAGAGAGTGATCATTCTCAGACATGCGCTTGCAATAAGTAATATGATAAAAAAGAGGAAATTAAGGTTAATGTCATCAAATTTCTAGGGTGCAAATAGGTATCACACATAAGAAATAATTTAACAGTTCTTTATAATTGACAATTTTAGATTGTGCCGTACATAACATGCAATCACCTTTTGCACTTTGATTTGAGCACTAAATCAACATGACATTTAGTAAAAATTGATGCCACTTTTAGTATTCTAGCACTATTAAAATACAACATCAAATATAAATGTCTTAGCCAGGAAAGGAGACAAGTTTGCTGtgaatagtttttctcattttttgtaCCCTTAAAAAAGAATGGATTTGAACTTAAAATTTTACACATAGACACACTAATTTGAGAAGTGCATTTAGAAACCTTTGGGGGAAATGATTTTGGTGTCTGAACCAAAAGCAATTACATGAAGGGTAACTGCAGAGGATATGCCGACTTATAGCCAAACCCAATAAATCTAAGTAACACTTCTATCAACATCTAAAATTATTACGAGAATCACACAAGTCTTCACATGCCAGCATCTGAACCACATTTCAACGATGATAAGGAATAGCACCGGAAAATGAATTAAGGTTAGCAAGGATGTAAGTGCTTACTTCATAAGTCCCATGACCAAACATAATGATAAGGTATAATGTCTCAAATACAACTGAGGAGTCAATATGCTTGTAGCTGTACAGCTCCCCAAGAAATCGCATGTGTGCAAGTCGTCTTTGTTGCATCGCATAGTCATTCAACTCCAACCCAACCCTTATCTCTTCTAAAACCTAAATCAAATTAGATAAATAAAATTAACTCAATTGGATGCTAGCTGATTGCACCTTCTCCAAAATAAACTAAATACAGCCATTCTCGTAGGTCAATAGGTACTCTCGAAAATAGGTAACTTTGCCTGCCATCGACATGTGAGTTTGTCACATATATGCTTGTGCAATGAATGTAAATTATGTCAACCAGATTTTTCTTTTGGTATCAAAAACATCATTTAAGGTATCAATTATAGGAACTGACCTCATCTACCACTGCAACAGCAAAGTCATCATGATAACGGCTAAGCCCAGCAGTGAGAAGAGCAATCAGGTGAACTTGGCTGTACTTTCCCTTGTGAACCTTTAGAAAGCACTTTACAAGGTATTGCTGGCACTCTACCCAAGGTAGCTTTCGTAACTGGCGAAGAACATGCTCAACACTTGATTTGTCGAGATCTGAGAAAAGCAGCTTCCTTATGTACTGCATAGGAAGAAGCAGCATTGTTCATTATTGCACTCCATAGATAAGTGAATTTAAAGGATCAGAGAAACAGAAATGGTCAGAGAAGAAGTAAAATCTTACTTGATACAAAGGTGGGCGAACTTTTGAAACTCTCGCAGATCTTTCAGGTGGTTTACAAAGGTAGTAGGCATTTTCTACAAGTGTACTGTGGCGCGGATCCAGATTCTTAACATTTTTCAATCGCATCAGTATCTCCAGCATGTTAGCCATGCGGATTGTAGTTTCAGGTGAACGATATAAAAAACGTCCGCATGTCTCAAGAAGGTTGCAGGCCACGTCAATATTATGATGACTGAAATCATCTAGGCACGCCTGCAACATTAAACAATAAGCTTTCTCTAAGCAACAGGTGGAAGTGCAAAAAGCCTAGAAATTACTACTCCATGTATAAGACAATACCTTCAAACAACTAAAAACAAGAGCCGCTGGTGCAATTTTGAATTTGCACAATTCTCCAATAAATCTTATATTCTTTATTTTTGTTTCAATGTTGATCTGATCCTGTAAACAGAACAGAGAAGAATAGTTAGTCACAGTACATCAGTTTATGTAGATATCCTGTCCCCCTGGATTTAAACTCCAAGATTCTCCTAATTTAAAGGATGTGGGGGAGGTCCTGGAGTTGTTTGATCCATGAATTACTGTTTATAATGATGTTAGTATCTTAGCTTAGATTCTAGACTTAACAATAAATCGCAAATATTGTCAGGGATAGAAAGACAAATCAGTATGATAGGAAACAAGAACTTAGCAATGAGAAGAAAAAAAAGCAAAGAAACTAAGAGTTACTATGATCATACCTTTTTATTTATTAAGAAGTTGAACTCCTCTTCGAGCATGGGGAGAAGCATAGTAGGGACATCTTTCATACATGATGACAATGTGGCAATCATTCGAGAATAATAAGGTAAAAGCTCCAGAGAAGTCCTTGGAACACTGAATAAGGCCCGCACAAGTTTTTTCCGGCTTGCTTTAGAATTCAGGTAGCAAAACTCAACCTGGAGAAACCAAAGTAGCTTGAGAATGATAATGAGCCTCTGTGAAAAGGACAGACAATACAGCAGGAGTAAATACCGTCAATTGATCAATAAGATCACGGCTCACACATCCTGGCAACCTCTGTAGCAGGTTGTCCAAACTTCCACCATCCAAGGCTCTTACTTTCTCTTTATCTTTTTCAGTTTTCCTGTCCAAATCCTTCTCTTTCGATTTTTCTGCCTCTTTTCCCttgtccttttctttttcttcactaTCTTTCGCTACATCATCTGCCTTTCCCTCAAGTTGATCTTCAGTGGCAGAAGAAGTCTGAGCATTATCATGCACTTCAGTCTCTTGTTCCGCATTCGACTCCTTCAAAAAGAAGATGCATACAATGATTTACTGCTGAACCCAAAGAAAAGAATAATGCTTACCAAAAGAAAATAGAAATTACCTTTACACCACTTCAAAAACAAGCTATATGTTATTCATACTTACTATCCAGAAGAAATGAGAAGAGGATGTACTCAAAATGTCAGACAATTATCCAAAAAGGAAAAGATCAGTTCTTAACTGCTGATATGTTGCAAACAAGCAATATAATCACAGAATGACATATGGAATCTAACAATCCAGTTTACACCGCTTCAAAAACAATTCAGTTTATAAAAGAAAGAAAGGTATTATAAAATCTTCTCGGACAGTGCCAAGTGAACTGGCAGAATGAACTGCTTTTAAGGCATCAGAATCTTACACTAGATTGTTCACGGCCCTTAGCATGTTGCTCATTCAACTTCTGTTCAGCCTCTCCCAATAAGACAGCAGGTACAAATGCTCTGCTCAGAAAGTAGACT encodes the following:
- the LOC123144893 gene encoding regulator of nonsense transcripts UPF2 isoform X1 → MESSQTENLTDTKQDDDARQSKQEDEEARIEEYKRLMDQKIALRRNNQNPERPDANYLRTLDSSIKRNTTVIKKLKTINDEQKDGLMDELKSVNLSKFVSEAVSYICEAKLRSADIQAAVQVCSLLHQRYKDFSPCLIQGLLKVFVPGKSGDDLDTDKNSRAMKKRSTLKLLIELYFVGIVEDASIFVNIIKDLTSLEHLKDREATQTNLSLLSSFVRQGRLFIGLRSHGHESYDEFFKDLNVTADQKKFFKKALNSYYDAVSELLQSENASLRLMEAENAKVLSAKGELSDENTASYEKLRKSFDQLLRGVSSLAEAIDLQPPVMPDDGNTTRVTTGTDVTPSSGKEPSVLEPIWDDDDTKTFYESLPDLRAFVPAVLLGEAEQKLNEQHAKGREQSSESNAEQETEVHDNAQTSSATEDQLEGKADDVAKDSEEKEKDKGKEAEKSKEKDLDRKTEKDKEKVRALDGGSLDNLLQRLPGCVSRDLIDQLTVEFCYLNSKASRKKLVRALFSVPRTSLELLPYYSRMIATLSSCMKDVPTMLLPMLEEEFNFLINKKDQINIETKIKNIRFIGELCKFKIAPAALVFSCLKACLDDFSHHNIDVACNLLETCGRFLYRSPETTIRMANMLEILMRLKNVKNLDPRHSTLVENAYYLCKPPERSARVSKVRPPLYQYIRKLLFSDLDKSSVEHVLRQLRKLPWVECQQYLVKCFLKVHKGKYSQVHLIALLTAGLSRYHDDFAVAVVDEVLEEIRVGLELNDYAMQQRRLAHMRFLGELYSYKHIDSSVVFETLYLIIMFGHGTYEQDVLDPPEDCFRIRLIITLLQTCGHYFTRGSSKRKLDKFLLHFQRYIIMKGPLPLDIEFDIQDLFAELRPNMTRYSSIDELNSALAELEEHERAASVEKPESERHSDNESQKRQPHDDGRGSANGAEGNGKDHGEGADSESYSDSGSIGGHEDEEDLLSEEKSNDASENEGDDEDDGMPVGSDEDEGVEVRQKVVQVDPKEQEDFDRELKALLQESLESRKSEVRSRSSLNMKVPMNVLEGSKDARAVESESGEETVDEEGGNAGGGSKVRVKVLMKKGHKQQTKQMFVPGDCSLVQSTKQQEAAELEEKQNIKRRILEYNEREEEEMNGGSSQMGNWGQGGSNTGSSIRSGGRGNWDGWIRGGARRHHAAGGFYQGYGRRR
- the LOC123144893 gene encoding regulator of nonsense transcripts UPF2 isoform X2 — its product is MESSQTENLTDTKQDDDARQSKQEDEEARIEEYKRLMDQKIALRRNNQNPERPDANYLRTLDSSIKRNTTVIKKLKTINDEQKDGLMDELKSVNLSKFVSEAVSYICEAKLRSADIQAAVQVCSLLHQRYKDFSPCLIQGLLKVFVPGKSGDDLDTDKNSRAMKKRSTLKLLIELYFVGIVEDASIFVNIIKDLTSLEHLKDREATQTNLSLLSSFVRQGRLFIGLRSHGHESYDEFFKDLNVTADQKKFFKKALNSYYDAVSELLQSENASLRLMEAENAKVLSAKGELSDENTASYEKLRKSFDQLLRGVSSLAEAIDLQPPVMPDDGNTTRVTTGTDVTPSSGKEPSVLEPIWDDDDTKTFYESLPDLRAFVPAVLLGEAEQKLNEQHAKGREQSSSNAEQETEVHDNAQTSSATEDQLEGKADDVAKDSEEKEKDKGKEAEKSKEKDLDRKTEKDKEKVRALDGGSLDNLLQRLPGCVSRDLIDQLTVEFCYLNSKASRKKLVRALFSVPRTSLELLPYYSRMIATLSSCMKDVPTMLLPMLEEEFNFLINKKDQINIETKIKNIRFIGELCKFKIAPAALVFSCLKACLDDFSHHNIDVACNLLETCGRFLYRSPETTIRMANMLEILMRLKNVKNLDPRHSTLVENAYYLCKPPERSARVSKVRPPLYQYIRKLLFSDLDKSSVEHVLRQLRKLPWVECQQYLVKCFLKVHKGKYSQVHLIALLTAGLSRYHDDFAVAVVDEVLEEIRVGLELNDYAMQQRRLAHMRFLGELYSYKHIDSSVVFETLYLIIMFGHGTYEQDVLDPPEDCFRIRLIITLLQTCGHYFTRGSSKRKLDKFLLHFQRYIIMKGPLPLDIEFDIQDLFAELRPNMTRYSSIDELNSALAELEEHERAASVEKPESERHSDNESQKRQPHDDGRGSANGAEGNGKDHGEGADSESYSDSGSIGGHEDEEDLLSEEKSNDASENEGDDEDDGMPVGSDEDEGVEVRQKVVQVDPKEQEDFDRELKALLQESLESRKSEVRSRSSLNMKVPMNVLEGSKDARAVESESGEETVDEEGGNAGGGSKVRVKVLMKKGHKQQTKQMFVPGDCSLVQSTKQQEAAELEEKQNIKRRILEYNEREEEEMNGGSSQMGNWGQGGSNTGSSIRSGGRGNWDGWIRGGARRHHAAGGFYQGYGRRR